From one Rosa rugosa chromosome 4, drRosRugo1.1, whole genome shotgun sequence genomic stretch:
- the LOC133745822 gene encoding agamous-like MADS-box protein AGL104 isoform X5, with translation MGRVKLEIKRIENNTNRQVTFSKRRNGLIKKAYELSILCDIDIALIMFSPSGRLSHFSGKRRIEDVFTRYINLPDQEREHAIIFPDHNKHPDLQNKEYLLRTLQQLRSDNEIVHQLANPTAVSSEIEELQQEIGGLQQQVRMAEDQIRIYEPDSLKITSMAELESSEKSLVDTLSRVTQRKEYLLSNQLSSFDSSGIQQMLPGSFENEVAGWLANGGHNHTQIYDASAPLDHQLRNLSSSLYDPFSQGTSSNGGADPSSMGECHVSVTNGSDGELPPWPQPYTSSGHHSTLMQPSLMPQYQQAMVSSNMPDIIPHEQVEIPVSSSNVQAYNEGADNYHDQNNKVPQLNGH, from the exons ATGGGTCGTGTTAAGCTGGAGATTAAGAGAATAGAAAACAACACCAATCGGCAAGTTACATTCTCAAAGCGCAGAAATGGACTCATTAAAAAAGCCTATGAGCTTTCCATCCTTTGTGACATTGACATTGCTCTTATCATGTTCTCTCCTTCTGGTCGTCTTAGCCACTTTTCCGGCAAAAGAAG GATTGAAGATGTGTTTACTCGTTACATCAATCTCCCAGACCAAGAAAGAGAGCA TGCTATAATTTTCCCTGATCACAACAAACATCC TGATCTACAAAACAAAGAG TACTTGCTCAGGACCCTTCAACAACTTCGTAGTGATAATGAGATTGTTCATCAACTAGCCAA TCCTACTGCAGTTAGCTCTGAAATTGAG GAACTTCAACAGGAAATTGGTGGGCTACAACAACAGGTTCGAATGGCGGAAGATCAAATAAG GATATATGAGCCTGACTCACTAAAAATCACATCTATGGCAGAGCTTGAATCATCTGAGAAAAGTCTTGTGGACACCTTGTCGCGTGTTACGCAGAGAAAG GAATATTTGTTGAGTAACCAGCTATCTTCTTTTGATTCATCTGGAATACAG CAAATGTTGCCAGGTTCTTTTGAGAATGAGGTGGCAGGTTGGCTGGCTAACGGTGGTCACAACCACACCCAAATATACGATGCTTCTGCTCCTTTGGATCACCAACTTAG GAACTTGTCGTCGTCACTGTATGATCCTTTTTCACAAGGAACGAGTTCAAATGGTGGAGCAGATCCGAGTAGCATGGGAGAGTGTCATGTGAGTGTTACAAACGGCAGTGATGGAGAGCTTCCTCCTTGGCCTCAGCCATACACATCTTCCGGACACCATTCCACCCTTATGCAACCATCATTGATGCCTCAATATCAG CAGGCAATGGTAAGCTCAAACATGCCAGATATAATACCACACGAGCAGGTGGAGATTCCAGTTAGCAGCTCCAACGTACAAGCTTACAATGAAGGTGCAGACAATTATCATGATCAAAACAATAAAGTTCCTCAGCTTAATGGACATTAA
- the LOC133745822 gene encoding agamous-like MADS-box protein AGL104 isoform X3 encodes MGRVKLEIKRIENNTNRQVTFSKRRNGLIKKAYELSILCDIDIALIMFSPSGRLSHFSGKRRIEDVFTRYINLPDQEREHAIIFPDHNKHPDLQNKEVRHMACSNYLLRTLQQLRSDNEIVHQLANSPTAVSSEIEELQQEIGGLQQQVRMAEDQIRIYEPDSLKITSMAELESSEKSLVDTLSRVTQRKEYLLSNQLSSFDSSGIQQMLPGSFENEVAGWLANGGHNHTQIYDASAPLDHQLRNLSSSLYDPFSQGTSSNGGADPSSMGECHVSVTNGSDGELPPWPQPYTSSGHHSTLMQPSLMPQYQAMVSSNMPDIIPHEQVEIPVSSSNVQAYNEGADNYHDQNNKVPQLNGH; translated from the exons ATGGGTCGTGTTAAGCTGGAGATTAAGAGAATAGAAAACAACACCAATCGGCAAGTTACATTCTCAAAGCGCAGAAATGGACTCATTAAAAAAGCCTATGAGCTTTCCATCCTTTGTGACATTGACATTGCTCTTATCATGTTCTCTCCTTCTGGTCGTCTTAGCCACTTTTCCGGCAAAAGAAG GATTGAAGATGTGTTTACTCGTTACATCAATCTCCCAGACCAAGAAAGAGAGCA TGCTATAATTTTCCCTGATCACAACAAACATCC TGATCTACAAAACAAAGAGGTCAGACATATGGCATGTAGCAAC TACTTGCTCAGGACCCTTCAACAACTTCGTAGTGATAATGAGATTGTTCATCAACTAGCCAA TAGTCCTACTGCAGTTAGCTCTGAAATTGAG GAACTTCAACAGGAAATTGGTGGGCTACAACAACAGGTTCGAATGGCGGAAGATCAAATAAG GATATATGAGCCTGACTCACTAAAAATCACATCTATGGCAGAGCTTGAATCATCTGAGAAAAGTCTTGTGGACACCTTGTCGCGTGTTACGCAGAGAAAG GAATATTTGTTGAGTAACCAGCTATCTTCTTTTGATTCATCTGGAATACAG CAAATGTTGCCAGGTTCTTTTGAGAATGAGGTGGCAGGTTGGCTGGCTAACGGTGGTCACAACCACACCCAAATATACGATGCTTCTGCTCCTTTGGATCACCAACTTAG GAACTTGTCGTCGTCACTGTATGATCCTTTTTCACAAGGAACGAGTTCAAATGGTGGAGCAGATCCGAGTAGCATGGGAGAGTGTCATGTGAGTGTTACAAACGGCAGTGATGGAGAGCTTCCTCCTTGGCCTCAGCCATACACATCTTCCGGACACCATTCCACCCTTATGCAACCATCATTGATGCCTCAATATCAG GCAATGGTAAGCTCAAACATGCCAGATATAATACCACACGAGCAGGTGGAGATTCCAGTTAGCAGCTCCAACGTACAAGCTTACAATGAAGGTGCAGACAATTATCATGATCAAAACAATAAAGTTCCTCAGCTTAATGGACATTAA
- the LOC133745822 gene encoding agamous-like MADS-box protein AGL104 isoform X1, with the protein MGRVKLEIKRIENNTNRQVTFSKRRNGLIKKAYELSILCDIDIALIMFSPSGRLSHFSGKRRIEDVFTRYINLPDQEREHAIIFPDHNKHPDLQNKEVRHMACSNYLLRTLQQLRSDNEIVHQLANSPTAVSSEIEELQQEIGGLQQQVRMAEDQIRIYEPDSLKITSMAELESSEKSLVDTLSRVTQRKEYLLSNQLSSFDSSGIQQMLPGSFENEVAGWLANGGHNHTQIYDASAPLDHQLRNLSSSLYDPFSQGTSSNGGADPSSMGECHVSVTNGSDGELPPWPQPYTSSGHHSTLMQPSLMPQYQQAMVSSNMPDIIPHEQVEIPVSSSNVQAYNEGADNYHDQNNKVPQLNGH; encoded by the exons ATGGGTCGTGTTAAGCTGGAGATTAAGAGAATAGAAAACAACACCAATCGGCAAGTTACATTCTCAAAGCGCAGAAATGGACTCATTAAAAAAGCCTATGAGCTTTCCATCCTTTGTGACATTGACATTGCTCTTATCATGTTCTCTCCTTCTGGTCGTCTTAGCCACTTTTCCGGCAAAAGAAG GATTGAAGATGTGTTTACTCGTTACATCAATCTCCCAGACCAAGAAAGAGAGCA TGCTATAATTTTCCCTGATCACAACAAACATCC TGATCTACAAAACAAAGAGGTCAGACATATGGCATGTAGCAAC TACTTGCTCAGGACCCTTCAACAACTTCGTAGTGATAATGAGATTGTTCATCAACTAGCCAA TAGTCCTACTGCAGTTAGCTCTGAAATTGAG GAACTTCAACAGGAAATTGGTGGGCTACAACAACAGGTTCGAATGGCGGAAGATCAAATAAG GATATATGAGCCTGACTCACTAAAAATCACATCTATGGCAGAGCTTGAATCATCTGAGAAAAGTCTTGTGGACACCTTGTCGCGTGTTACGCAGAGAAAG GAATATTTGTTGAGTAACCAGCTATCTTCTTTTGATTCATCTGGAATACAG CAAATGTTGCCAGGTTCTTTTGAGAATGAGGTGGCAGGTTGGCTGGCTAACGGTGGTCACAACCACACCCAAATATACGATGCTTCTGCTCCTTTGGATCACCAACTTAG GAACTTGTCGTCGTCACTGTATGATCCTTTTTCACAAGGAACGAGTTCAAATGGTGGAGCAGATCCGAGTAGCATGGGAGAGTGTCATGTGAGTGTTACAAACGGCAGTGATGGAGAGCTTCCTCCTTGGCCTCAGCCATACACATCTTCCGGACACCATTCCACCCTTATGCAACCATCATTGATGCCTCAATATCAG CAGGCAATGGTAAGCTCAAACATGCCAGATATAATACCACACGAGCAGGTGGAGATTCCAGTTAGCAGCTCCAACGTACAAGCTTACAATGAAGGTGCAGACAATTATCATGATCAAAACAATAAAGTTCCTCAGCTTAATGGACATTAA
- the LOC133745822 gene encoding agamous-like MADS-box protein AGL104 isoform X2: MGRVKLEIKRIENNTNRQVTFSKRRNGLIKKAYELSILCDIDIALIMFSPSGRLSHFSGKRRIEDVFTRYINLPDQEREHAIIFPDHNKHPDLQNKEVRHMACSNYLLRTLQQLRSDNEIVHQLANPTAVSSEIEELQQEIGGLQQQVRMAEDQIRIYEPDSLKITSMAELESSEKSLVDTLSRVTQRKEYLLSNQLSSFDSSGIQQMLPGSFENEVAGWLANGGHNHTQIYDASAPLDHQLRNLSSSLYDPFSQGTSSNGGADPSSMGECHVSVTNGSDGELPPWPQPYTSSGHHSTLMQPSLMPQYQQAMVSSNMPDIIPHEQVEIPVSSSNVQAYNEGADNYHDQNNKVPQLNGH, from the exons ATGGGTCGTGTTAAGCTGGAGATTAAGAGAATAGAAAACAACACCAATCGGCAAGTTACATTCTCAAAGCGCAGAAATGGACTCATTAAAAAAGCCTATGAGCTTTCCATCCTTTGTGACATTGACATTGCTCTTATCATGTTCTCTCCTTCTGGTCGTCTTAGCCACTTTTCCGGCAAAAGAAG GATTGAAGATGTGTTTACTCGTTACATCAATCTCCCAGACCAAGAAAGAGAGCA TGCTATAATTTTCCCTGATCACAACAAACATCC TGATCTACAAAACAAAGAGGTCAGACATATGGCATGTAGCAAC TACTTGCTCAGGACCCTTCAACAACTTCGTAGTGATAATGAGATTGTTCATCAACTAGCCAA TCCTACTGCAGTTAGCTCTGAAATTGAG GAACTTCAACAGGAAATTGGTGGGCTACAACAACAGGTTCGAATGGCGGAAGATCAAATAAG GATATATGAGCCTGACTCACTAAAAATCACATCTATGGCAGAGCTTGAATCATCTGAGAAAAGTCTTGTGGACACCTTGTCGCGTGTTACGCAGAGAAAG GAATATTTGTTGAGTAACCAGCTATCTTCTTTTGATTCATCTGGAATACAG CAAATGTTGCCAGGTTCTTTTGAGAATGAGGTGGCAGGTTGGCTGGCTAACGGTGGTCACAACCACACCCAAATATACGATGCTTCTGCTCCTTTGGATCACCAACTTAG GAACTTGTCGTCGTCACTGTATGATCCTTTTTCACAAGGAACGAGTTCAAATGGTGGAGCAGATCCGAGTAGCATGGGAGAGTGTCATGTGAGTGTTACAAACGGCAGTGATGGAGAGCTTCCTCCTTGGCCTCAGCCATACACATCTTCCGGACACCATTCCACCCTTATGCAACCATCATTGATGCCTCAATATCAG CAGGCAATGGTAAGCTCAAACATGCCAGATATAATACCACACGAGCAGGTGGAGATTCCAGTTAGCAGCTCCAACGTACAAGCTTACAATGAAGGTGCAGACAATTATCATGATCAAAACAATAAAGTTCCTCAGCTTAATGGACATTAA
- the LOC133745822 gene encoding agamous-like MADS-box protein AGL104 isoform X4 yields the protein MGRVKLEIKRIENNTNRQVTFSKRRNGLIKKAYELSILCDIDIALIMFSPSGRLSHFSGKRRIEDVFTRYINLPDQEREHAIIFPDHNKHPDLQNKEYLLRTLQQLRSDNEIVHQLANSPTAVSSEIEELQQEIGGLQQQVRMAEDQIRIYEPDSLKITSMAELESSEKSLVDTLSRVTQRKEYLLSNQLSSFDSSGIQQMLPGSFENEVAGWLANGGHNHTQIYDASAPLDHQLRNLSSSLYDPFSQGTSSNGGADPSSMGECHVSVTNGSDGELPPWPQPYTSSGHHSTLMQPSLMPQYQQAMVSSNMPDIIPHEQVEIPVSSSNVQAYNEGADNYHDQNNKVPQLNGH from the exons ATGGGTCGTGTTAAGCTGGAGATTAAGAGAATAGAAAACAACACCAATCGGCAAGTTACATTCTCAAAGCGCAGAAATGGACTCATTAAAAAAGCCTATGAGCTTTCCATCCTTTGTGACATTGACATTGCTCTTATCATGTTCTCTCCTTCTGGTCGTCTTAGCCACTTTTCCGGCAAAAGAAG GATTGAAGATGTGTTTACTCGTTACATCAATCTCCCAGACCAAGAAAGAGAGCA TGCTATAATTTTCCCTGATCACAACAAACATCC TGATCTACAAAACAAAGAG TACTTGCTCAGGACCCTTCAACAACTTCGTAGTGATAATGAGATTGTTCATCAACTAGCCAA TAGTCCTACTGCAGTTAGCTCTGAAATTGAG GAACTTCAACAGGAAATTGGTGGGCTACAACAACAGGTTCGAATGGCGGAAGATCAAATAAG GATATATGAGCCTGACTCACTAAAAATCACATCTATGGCAGAGCTTGAATCATCTGAGAAAAGTCTTGTGGACACCTTGTCGCGTGTTACGCAGAGAAAG GAATATTTGTTGAGTAACCAGCTATCTTCTTTTGATTCATCTGGAATACAG CAAATGTTGCCAGGTTCTTTTGAGAATGAGGTGGCAGGTTGGCTGGCTAACGGTGGTCACAACCACACCCAAATATACGATGCTTCTGCTCCTTTGGATCACCAACTTAG GAACTTGTCGTCGTCACTGTATGATCCTTTTTCACAAGGAACGAGTTCAAATGGTGGAGCAGATCCGAGTAGCATGGGAGAGTGTCATGTGAGTGTTACAAACGGCAGTGATGGAGAGCTTCCTCCTTGGCCTCAGCCATACACATCTTCCGGACACCATTCCACCCTTATGCAACCATCATTGATGCCTCAATATCAG CAGGCAATGGTAAGCTCAAACATGCCAGATATAATACCACACGAGCAGGTGGAGATTCCAGTTAGCAGCTCCAACGTACAAGCTTACAATGAAGGTGCAGACAATTATCATGATCAAAACAATAAAGTTCCTCAGCTTAATGGACATTAA
- the LOC133706947 gene encoding uncharacterized protein LOC133706947, translating to MGAEAEVHENREAENPSSMTMAQFLAWKRQKDDDASARRAEAARKRAEDIAAGTVQMNGRELFAHEPWVFDNTLY from the exons ATGGGAGCAGAAGCCGAAGTCCACGAAAACAGAGAAGCCGAGAACCCCAGTTCGATGACGATGGCCCAATTCCTCGCCTGGAAACGCCAGAAG GATGATGATGCATCTGCCAGAAGAGCTGAAGCAGCGAGGAAACGGGCGGAGGACATAGCTGCTGGGACAGTGCAAATGAATGGCCGAGAGCTTTTCGCGCACGAACCTTGGGTTTTTGACAACACTCTTTATTGA
- the LOC133746573 gene encoding low affinity sulfate transporter 3: MGSVHTDQTTFTAVELQQLHHQDLTNQRVERAQWVLKSPEPPGPWQQLLHSIKANVFPQRKKYSAVSFFKSLFPILSWGRNYKTSKFKNDLMAGLTLASLSIPQSIGYANLAKLDPQYGLYTSIVPPLVYSLMGSSRELAIGPVAVVSMLLSSLLQKIEDPIVNPVAYTNLAFTVTLFAGIFQAAFGIFRLGFIVDFLSHAAIVGFMAGAAIVIGLQQLKGLLGISKFTTNTDVVSVLESVFKSIIHEPWYPLNIVLGCAFLIFLLIARFIGKKNKNLFWLPAIAPLISVVLSTLIVYFTKADRHGVKIVKHIKEGLNPSSAHQLQLTGPHVGQAAKAGLISAIIALAEAIAVGRSFASIKGHHLDGNKEMIAMGCMNIAGSLTSCYVATGSFSRTAVNFSAGCQTAVSNIVMALTVIVSLELLTRLLYFTPTAILASIILSALPGLIDINEAYHIWKVDKLDFLACIGAFLGVLFASVEIGLLAAVSISFAKILINSLRPGIEELGRLPRSDIFCNMSQYPMAIKTPSILIIGINSSLLCFANANSVRERVMKWVTKEEDETEEKEKGRNIQHVILDMSNVLNVDTSGILALEEIQKKLLSHGIEIAVANPRWQVIHRLKLAKLVDKIGEQRIFLTVSEAVDACLINSKGAGVSSC; encoded by the exons atgGGTTCAGTCCATACTGATCAGACCACCTTCACTGCAGTGGAGCTCCAGCAGCTTCATCATCAGGACCTAACCAATCAAAGGGTTGAGAGGGCTCAGTGGGTGCTCAAATCTCCTGAGCCACCAGGTCCTTGGCAGCAACTCCTTCATTCAATTAAAGCCAATGTTTTTCCTCAAAGAAAGAAATACTCAGCTGTTTCATTCTTCAAGAGTCTATTTCCAATTCTTAGCTGGGGAAGGAATTACAAGACTTCAAAGTTTAAAAATGACTTAATGGCTGGTTTAACTCTTGCTAGCCTTAGTATTCCTCAG AGTATTGGGTATGCTAATCTAGCAAAACTCGATCCTCAGTATGGCCTAT ACACAAGCATTGTTCCACCTTTGGTTTATTCTCTAATGGGGAGTTCAAGAGAGCTAGCTATTGGACCAGTAGCAGTGGTTTCCATGCTGCTGTCCTCCTTGCTTCAGAAAATTGAAGATCCTATTGTGAATCCTGTTGCTTACACAAATCTTGCGTTCACTGTGACCTTATTTGCTGGAATTTTCCAAGCTGCATTCGGAATTTTCAG GTTGGGGTTTATTGTGGATTTTCTTTCACATGCTGCCATTGTTGGGTTCATGGCTGGTGCAGCCATTGTCATTGGTCTTCAACAACTGAAAGGTCTACTTGGGATCAGTAAATTCACCACCAACACAGATGTGGTCTCAGTCTTAGAGTCTGTTTTCAAGTCAATTATTCATGAACCA TGGTACCCTTTGAATATTGTCCTCGGTTGTGCATTCCTTATTTTCCTCCTAATTGCCAGGTTTATT ggcaaaaagaataaaaacctCTTCTGGTTGCCAGCTATTGCACCCCTTATATCAGTTGTATTATCAACTCTGATAGTATATTTCACAAAAGCTGATAGGCATGGAGTGAAGATAGTCAAACACATTAAAGAGGGTCTAAATCCAAGTTCAGCTCATCAGCTACAACTCACAGGTCCACATGTTGGACAAGCAGCCAAAGCAGGACTGATTTCTGCAATTATTGCTCTTGCT gagGCCATTGCTGTTGGTAGATCTTTTGCTTCCATCAAAGGGCACCACCTTGATGGGAACAAGGAAATGATAGCCATGGGCTGCATGAACATTGCCGGATCTTTAACTTCATGCTATGTTGCTACTG GTTCATTTTCAAGAACTGCTGTAAATTTTAGTGCAGGGTGTCAAACTGCGGTATCAAACATAGTAATGGCGCTCACTGTTATTGTATCACTAGAATTGCTTACTAGGCTCTTGTACTTTACTCCCACTGCTATCCTTGCTTCGATCATCCTATCAGCTCTGCCTGGACTTATTGATATTAATGAAGCTTACCACATTTGGAAGGTTGACAAATTAGATTTCCTTGCTTGCATTGGTGCATTCTTAGGGGTCTTGTTTGCATCAGTAGAGATTGGTCTTCTTGCTGCG GTAAGCATCTCTTTTGCAAAAATATTGATAAATTCTCTTAGGCCTGGAATAGAAGAACTAGGGAGACTTCCAAGATCAGACATCTTTTGCAACATGAGTCAGTATCCAATGGCCATCAAAACTCCAAGCATCTTGATAATTGGCATCAACTCTTCTCTGCTTTGTTTTGCAAATGCTAACTCTGTGAGAGAAAG GGTAATGAAGTGGGTGACAAAAGAAGAGGATGAAactgaagagaaagaaaagggaaGAAATATTCAACATGTAATCCTTGACATGTCCA ATGTGTTGAACGTAGACACTTCAGGAATTCTTGCATTAGAAGAAATACAGAAGAAGTTGCTTTCACATGGCATAGAA ATAGCTGTGGCCAACCCAAGATGGCAAGTGATTCATAGACTAAAGTTGGCAAAATTGGTAGATAAAATTGGAGAACAGCGAATCTTCTTGACTGTTAGTGAAGCTGTGGATGCTTGCCTCATAAATTCTAAAGGCGCTGGAGTGAGCAGTTGTTGA